From the Coriobacteriia bacterium genome, one window contains:
- a CDS encoding branched-chain amino acid ABC transporter permease yields MKRQTALRSVMIVAGVLLVLLVPLAVSDKYLLRILTYVGINLIMVTGLSLLFGYAGQISLGHAAFYGLGAYTSAYLAKAGAPWILALIGGVGCAALGGLLLALPSLRLKGHYLAMATLGFGEIMLFFFTETEAVTGGSNGLRGIPPAGIGPLVADTPAAKYLLVWGVACAVLVLAANIVRHRPGRALRAIHGSEMGAQACGIDTVRVKVQIFVLSAALGGLAGVLYAHYVGFVSPSTFTLHYSVVLVTMVALGGAGSLGGAIAGTVLLTLLPYVDAIVPGLPRGVVEWLQDWESDIHGIVLILVMLFMPRGLAGWVRSVVSRIRGRNAPAVAKAGDAA; encoded by the coding sequence GTGAAGCGACAGACAGCGCTGCGAAGCGTGATGATCGTGGCGGGCGTTCTGCTCGTACTGCTGGTGCCGCTCGCGGTCAGCGACAAGTACCTTCTGCGCATCCTCACGTACGTCGGGATCAATCTCATCATGGTGACCGGTCTGTCGTTGTTGTTCGGGTACGCCGGTCAGATCTCGCTCGGCCATGCCGCATTCTACGGTCTGGGGGCGTACACGTCGGCCTACCTCGCGAAGGCCGGAGCCCCGTGGATCCTCGCGCTCATCGGAGGAGTTGGTTGCGCAGCGCTCGGTGGGCTGTTGCTCGCGCTGCCGAGTCTCCGTCTCAAAGGCCACTATCTCGCCATGGCCACGCTGGGCTTCGGGGAGATCATGCTGTTCTTCTTCACCGAGACCGAGGCTGTCACCGGCGGTTCGAACGGGCTTCGAGGCATCCCCCCGGCGGGCATCGGACCGCTCGTGGCGGACACACCTGCCGCGAAGTACCTGCTCGTTTGGGGTGTGGCCTGTGCGGTGTTGGTGCTTGCGGCCAACATCGTCCGCCACCGGCCCGGACGCGCGCTGCGCGCGATCCACGGCTCGGAGATGGGTGCCCAGGCCTGCGGCATCGACACGGTGCGCGTGAAGGTGCAGATCTTCGTGCTTTCCGCGGCCCTCGGCGGGCTGGCAGGCGTGCTCTACGCCCACTACGTGGGTTTCGTGTCACCCTCTACCTTCACCCTGCACTACTCGGTCGTGCTGGTGACGATGGTTGCGCTCGGAGGGGCAGGGTCGCTCGGCGGGGCGATCGCGGGAACCGTTCTGCTCACGCTGCTGCCGTATGTGGACGCCATCGTCCCCGGGCTGCCTCGCGGCGTGGTCGAGTGGCTGCAGGACTGGGAGAGCGATATCCACGGCATCGTCCTCATCCTTGTGATGCTGTTCATGCCACGTGGGCTGGCCGGATGGGTGCGGTCGGTCGTTTCCAGGATCCGCGGACGCAATGCTCCGGCGGTCGCCAAGGCCGGTGATGCCGCATGA
- a CDS encoding branched-chain amino acid ABC transporter permease, with product MDGSELLQLVIAGLKNGSIYALLALGFTIVYAATNVINFAQGEFYMLGGMLGVLGFDRLGLPMVLAVPLAVLLVAAIGMLFEFTAIRPRKDAEPMALIIITVGGSLVFASLARHLFGSDALSLPEFTAGPSLAVAGAAIERQTLWIWGLMLAAVAGLSFLYSKTRLGRAMRACMQNREAARLMGIDTARVVMISFGLAAALGALAGVAVTPLTSTRFDIGTGLAVKGFAAAILGGLGSPLAAVAGGLLLGLIEQAVIPFSSVLKDVVALALLLAVLFIRPQGLFQRARKDKV from the coding sequence TTGGATGGCTCGGAGCTCCTGCAGCTCGTGATAGCTGGTCTCAAGAACGGATCCATCTACGCGCTGCTGGCGCTGGGCTTCACGATCGTCTATGCAGCGACGAACGTGATCAACTTCGCCCAGGGCGAGTTCTACATGCTGGGCGGGATGCTCGGTGTCTTGGGCTTCGATCGGCTCGGCCTGCCGATGGTGCTTGCGGTGCCCCTTGCGGTGCTGCTGGTCGCCGCTATCGGCATGCTCTTCGAGTTCACGGCGATCCGACCACGCAAGGATGCCGAGCCGATGGCGCTCATCATCATCACCGTCGGCGGCTCGCTTGTGTTTGCGTCTCTCGCACGACACCTGTTCGGGAGCGATGCGTTGTCCCTGCCCGAGTTCACGGCAGGGCCGTCGCTCGCGGTAGCCGGAGCGGCCATCGAACGCCAGACGCTCTGGATCTGGGGGCTGATGCTCGCTGCGGTCGCAGGACTCTCGTTCCTGTACAGCAAGACGCGTCTGGGACGGGCGATGCGTGCGTGTATGCAGAACCGTGAAGCCGCTCGACTGATGGGCATCGATACCGCGCGCGTGGTGATGATCAGCTTCGGGTTGGCCGCAGCGCTTGGCGCGCTCGCGGGCGTGGCCGTTACGCCGCTCACGTCGACCAGGTTCGACATAGGGACGGGCCTGGCGGTGAAGGGTTTTGCTGCCGCGATCCTGGGCGGGTTGGGCAGTCCGCTCGCTGCGGTTGCAGGCGGGCTGTTGCTGGGTCTGATCGAACAGGCCGTCATCCCGTTCTCGTCTGTGCTGAAAGACGTGGTCGCACTCGCGCTCCTGCTCGCTGTGCTCTTCATCCGTCCGCAGGGCCTCTTCCAGCGTGCACGCAAGGACAAGGTGTAG
- a CDS encoding ABC transporter substrate-binding protein encodes MSTTKRLAACALAVILALGIMLPAGCSEEESGSGDTEEATKDPYVIGAVLSLTGAQSGLGTPERNAIEMEVARINADGGINGHPLEVLIEDDASDVDQAIAATTKLIEQDEVLAIIGSTGTGQSMAMRDEINIAQVPQVALGSGSIITREFDPLVFQTPWTADLIVPLALEYLKDEGYEKVGLITEDTSFGKDGRELVNATAAEYGLTIVSDQVFKPTDTDMTGQLTVIKGADAEVVLMWASVAAASIVPKNMQQLNMDLPLVCAHGVAKQEFIDGAGDAGEGVIAFAGKVLAPETYGEGSEAYEVATGFVERYTEEYGVKPDHFAGHAYDGLYIVVEAMRRLDEGFTPTDLRDEIERTSELPGIGGTFTFSATDHNGMSGSDIVMYRIENGEWVLAE; translated from the coding sequence ATGAGCACGACGAAGCGACTGGCGGCTTGTGCGCTTGCGGTGATCCTGGCGCTCGGCATCATGCTGCCCGCAGGCTGTAGCGAAGAAGAGAGCGGAAGCGGCGATACCGAGGAGGCTACGAAGGACCCCTACGTCATCGGCGCGGTTCTGTCACTCACCGGCGCGCAGTCGGGCCTCGGCACGCCCGAGAGGAATGCCATCGAAATGGAAGTGGCGCGTATCAACGCCGACGGTGGCATCAACGGGCATCCGCTCGAGGTGCTCATCGAAGACGACGCGAGCGATGTGGATCAGGCGATCGCGGCAACCACGAAGCTGATCGAGCAAGACGAGGTGCTCGCGATCATCGGCTCGACCGGTACCGGGCAGTCTATGGCGATGCGCGATGAGATCAACATCGCACAGGTGCCGCAGGTGGCGCTCGGGAGTGGGAGCATCATCACGCGTGAGTTCGACCCGCTCGTCTTCCAGACGCCGTGGACGGCCGACCTGATCGTGCCGCTCGCGCTTGAGTACCTCAAGGACGAGGGCTATGAGAAGGTCGGGCTCATCACGGAAGACACGAGCTTCGGCAAGGACGGGCGCGAGCTCGTGAATGCGACGGCCGCCGAGTACGGCCTTACCATCGTGAGTGACCAGGTCTTCAAGCCGACGGACACCGACATGACGGGTCAGCTGACGGTGATCAAGGGCGCGGATGCCGAAGTGGTGCTGATGTGGGCATCGGTCGCCGCCGCATCCATCGTTCCCAAGAACATGCAGCAGCTGAACATGGATCTCCCGCTCGTGTGCGCGCACGGTGTCGCCAAGCAGGAGTTCATCGACGGCGCGGGTGACGCGGGCGAGGGCGTCATCGCGTTCGCCGGCAAGGTGCTTGCGCCCGAGACGTACGGCGAGGGGAGCGAGGCCTACGAGGTCGCGACCGGGTTCGTCGAGCGCTACACGGAGGAGTACGGCGTCAAGCCAGACCACTTCGCAGGGCACGCGTACGACGGCCTGTACATCGTTGTGGAGGCCATGCGTCGCCTCGATGAGGGTTTCACACCCACAGACCTCAGAGACGAGATCGAGCGGACGTCGGAGCTTCCGGGAATCGGCGGCACGTTCACCTTCTCGGCGACCGACCATAACGGCATGAGCGGCAGCGATATCGTGATGTACCGCATCGAGAACGGCGAATGGGTGCTTGCGGAGTAA
- a CDS encoding ABC transporter substrate-binding protein gives MGMGVRKWLALALAIALVCMPLVGCTTDGEDETTEETTEEEKEPYVVGAVLSLTGAQSGLGAPEKNAIDMEVARINAEGGINGHPLEVIIEDDASNVDQAIAATTKLIEQDEVLAIIGSTGTGQTMAMRDQIDAAGIPQVSLAGSLVITKEFDPLVFQTPWSNALVVATTLQYLEDEGFTSVGLITEDTGFGKDGRDLVNATAAEYGLTVVSDQVFKPTDTDMTGQLTVIKSAGADVVLMWSSVAASSIVPKNMAQLGMAVPLVGSHGIARQEFVDSAGDAAEGTVMFAGKVLAPEAYGEGTPSYEAATGFIDRYTEEYGEAPSNTFAGHAYDGLYLVVEAMKRLDEGFTSADLRDEIENTSEFAGIGGLFTFSETDHNGMTADDLVGYKAAGAAWTLLE, from the coding sequence ATGGGGATGGGTGTACGGAAATGGCTCGCACTCGCGCTCGCTATCGCGCTCGTGTGCATGCCGCTCGTGGGGTGCACAACTGATGGCGAGGACGAAACGACCGAGGAGACGACCGAGGAGGAGAAGGAGCCGTACGTCGTTGGCGCGGTCCTCTCGCTCACCGGCGCTCAGTCGGGGCTCGGCGCGCCGGAGAAGAACGCGATCGACATGGAAGTCGCGCGCATCAACGCCGAGGGTGGCATCAACGGTCATCCGCTCGAGGTGATCATCGAGGACGATGCGAGCAACGTGGACCAGGCGATCGCCGCCACCACGAAGCTCATCGAGCAAGACGAGGTGCTCGCGATCATCGGTTCGACCGGCACCGGGCAGACAATGGCGATGCGCGATCAGATCGATGCCGCCGGGATCCCGCAGGTGTCTCTGGCGGGTAGCCTGGTCATCACCAAGGAGTTCGACCCGCTCGTGTTCCAGACCCCGTGGTCCAACGCGCTGGTGGTCGCGACGACACTCCAGTACCTCGAAGACGAGGGCTTCACCAGCGTGGGCCTCATCACCGAGGACACCGGCTTCGGCAAGGACGGGCGTGACCTTGTGAACGCGACCGCAGCCGAATACGGCCTCACCGTGGTGAGCGACCAGGTATTCAAGCCGACCGACACCGACATGACCGGTCAACTGACGGTCATCAAGAGCGCGGGCGCGGATGTCGTGCTCATGTGGTCGTCGGTTGCGGCTTCGTCGATCGTGCCGAAGAACATGGCGCAGCTTGGCATGGCTGTCCCGCTCGTGGGTAGCCACGGCATCGCGCGCCAGGAGTTCGTTGACAGCGCCGGCGACGCCGCCGAGGGTACGGTCATGTTCGCCGGCAAGGTGCTCGCGCCCGAAGCGTACGGTGAGGGCACGCCGAGCTACGAAGCGGCCACCGGATTCATCGATCGGTACACCGAGGAGTATGGCGAGGCCCCGTCGAACACCTTCGCGGGACACGCCTACGACGGTCTGTACCTGGTCGTTGAGGCGATGAAGCGACTAGACGAGGGGTTCACCTCGGCTGACCTGCGCGATGAGATCGAGAACACGAGCGAGTTCGCCGGCATCGGCGGGCTGTTCACGTTCTCGGAGACGGACCATAACGGCATGACCGCCGACGACCTCGTCGGCTACAAGGCAGCCGGGGCAGCTTGGACGCTGCTCGAATAG
- a CDS encoding ACT domain-containing protein: MTENTYVRQLSVFIANEAGRVSEVTGLLGENGINIRGFSVSDTADYGILRLVVDKPDDALDTLKKAGFTVRENPVICIDLPDRPGGLASVLKIVADAGVNIEYVYSLVSTFVVINVADVSRALPLLADRPVRLVSQDDIAAV, from the coding sequence ATGACCGAGAACACGTACGTGCGCCAACTGTCCGTCTTCATCGCCAACGAGGCGGGACGGGTGAGCGAGGTCACCGGCCTGCTCGGTGAAAACGGCATCAACATACGGGGCTTCTCGGTCTCGGACACCGCCGACTACGGCATCTTGCGCCTGGTGGTGGACAAGCCCGACGACGCGCTCGATACGCTGAAGAAGGCGGGATTCACGGTTCGCGAGAACCCTGTCATCTGCATCGACCTGCCAGACAGGCCCGGCGGCCTGGCGAGCGTGCTGAAGATCGTGGCCGATGCAGGGGTCAACATCGAGTACGTCTACTCTCTCGTCTCCACGTTCGTGGTGATCAACGTGGCTGACGTGTCGCGCGCACTTCCCCTGCTCGCCGACCGGCCGGTGCGGCTGGTCTCGCAGGATGACATCGCGGCGGTATGA
- a CDS encoding indolepyruvate oxidoreductase subunit beta — protein MVSVTTVVLAGVGGQGTILAGDVLAKVAVAEGYDVKLSEVHGMAQRGGSVDTVVRFGDVVHSPVVDPGVADHLIAFEIIEAARTLRYLRPGGRLVVNKRTVAPLPVLIGDLPAPEGLEPALDAEGAIFLDAEALACEAGSPRSANIVLLGAASYGLPFAIETWQRIIEGRVPPKTVEANLRAFQLGSDACAEGVCEL, from the coding sequence ATCGTGAGCGTGACCACGGTCGTCCTCGCCGGAGTCGGCGGACAGGGGACCATCCTTGCGGGAGACGTGTTGGCCAAGGTCGCGGTGGCCGAGGGCTACGACGTCAAGCTCTCCGAGGTCCACGGGATGGCGCAGCGTGGCGGCTCGGTGGACACGGTGGTTCGCTTCGGCGATGTGGTGCATTCACCGGTGGTCGACCCGGGCGTGGCTGACCACCTGATCGCCTTCGAGATCATCGAGGCCGCGCGCACGCTGAGGTACCTGCGCCCCGGAGGCCGGCTCGTCGTGAACAAGCGCACGGTGGCGCCGCTACCGGTGCTTATCGGCGATCTGCCCGCTCCCGAGGGTTTGGAGCCGGCGCTCGATGCCGAGGGCGCCATCTTCCTCGATGCCGAGGCGCTTGCGTGTGAGGCCGGAAGCCCGCGGTCGGCGAACATCGTGCTGCTCGGCGCGGCCTCCTATGGCCTTCCGTTCGCCATCGAAACCTGGCAGCGGATCATCGAGGGCCGGGTGCCGCCCAAGACCGTGGAAGCCAATCTGCGTGCTTTCCAGCTTGGTTCGGACGCCTGTGCGGAAGGGGTATGCGAGCTATGA
- the iorA gene encoding indolepyruvate ferredoxin oxidoreductase subunit alpha, which produces MSGNEAIARGAWEAGVAVGVGYPGTPSTEVLENLVGYDGVTCEWAPNEKVAAEVAGGASFGGVRALVTMKHVGLNVAADPLFTQAYTGVTGGLVYLVADDPGMHSSQNEQDTRNLAIAAHVPVLEPSDSQEALEFVREAFDLSERCDIPVIVRMTTRVSHAKSLVQTGERTERPVVPYEKKLQKYVMMPGMARMRRVDLDARWSALSAIAEETGLNRVEMRDPVLGIVTSGIAYEYVREALPEASVLKLGITNPLPDNLILDFTSKVERVAVAEELGPYLSLRLRLLGVEVVETGLPAIGELSPVAVGQAFGIPAPDTRAAIPDLPPRPPLLCPGCPHRGVFHALGKMRAVVTGDIGCYTLAALAPLKAMDSCVCMGASIGMAHGTELAGGAEGPVVAVIGDSTFAHSGMTGLLHMSYSGSTGTVVILDNRTTAMTGHQGNPVSGVAIGGGTAPAVDLEQLARALGAASVRTVDPHDLAGTLEVLKEETSADHLSVVIAKAPCVLITKDRKEPYAVDEEACTKCGVCVRLGCPAISRDENNRAVIDTSLCVGCAQCVQVCRFDAIVQVGPSCDLGGAS; this is translated from the coding sequence ATGTCGGGGAACGAGGCGATCGCGCGGGGCGCCTGGGAGGCCGGTGTGGCGGTCGGAGTCGGGTACCCCGGCACGCCGTCGACCGAGGTGCTTGAGAACCTGGTCGGCTACGACGGCGTCACGTGCGAGTGGGCTCCGAACGAGAAGGTGGCCGCCGAGGTCGCGGGAGGTGCGTCGTTCGGCGGCGTGCGCGCGCTCGTTACCATGAAGCACGTAGGACTGAACGTCGCCGCTGACCCGCTGTTCACCCAGGCATACACGGGCGTCACCGGTGGACTCGTGTACCTCGTTGCGGACGATCCGGGCATGCACAGCTCGCAAAACGAGCAGGACACCCGGAACCTTGCGATCGCCGCCCATGTCCCGGTCCTCGAGCCTTCGGACAGCCAGGAGGCGCTCGAGTTCGTTCGGGAGGCCTTCGACCTCTCAGAGCGCTGCGACATCCCGGTGATCGTGCGCATGACCACACGCGTCTCACATGCGAAGTCCCTCGTGCAGACCGGCGAGCGTACCGAGCGTCCGGTGGTTCCGTACGAGAAGAAGCTGCAGAAGTACGTCATGATGCCCGGCATGGCACGCATGAGGCGCGTGGATCTTGACGCACGCTGGAGCGCACTCAGCGCAATCGCCGAGGAGACCGGACTCAACCGCGTGGAGATGCGGGACCCGGTGCTCGGAATCGTGACCTCCGGCATCGCGTATGAGTACGTTCGCGAGGCCCTTCCCGAAGCTTCGGTGCTCAAGCTGGGGATAACAAACCCGCTGCCGGACAACCTCATCCTCGACTTCACCTCGAAGGTAGAGCGCGTAGCGGTTGCCGAGGAGCTGGGGCCGTACTTGAGCCTGAGGCTTCGCCTTCTCGGGGTCGAGGTCGTGGAGACCGGACTTCCGGCGATCGGCGAGCTCTCACCGGTAGCGGTGGGGCAGGCGTTCGGCATCCCGGCGCCCGATACCCGCGCTGCCATCCCGGACCTTCCGCCGCGACCGCCGCTGTTGTGCCCCGGTTGCCCGCACCGTGGGGTGTTCCACGCGCTGGGCAAGATGCGGGCCGTGGTCACGGGTGACATCGGGTGCTACACGCTCGCGGCCCTTGCGCCGCTCAAGGCGATGGACAGCTGCGTCTGCATGGGCGCGAGCATCGGCATGGCGCACGGGACGGAGCTTGCGGGAGGCGCCGAAGGTCCGGTGGTCGCGGTCATCGGTGACTCGACATTCGCTCATTCGGGCATGACGGGCCTGCTCCACATGTCGTACAGCGGGAGCACGGGCACCGTGGTCATCCTCGACAACCGCACGACGGCGATGACGGGTCACCAGGGCAACCCCGTGAGCGGCGTGGCGATCGGTGGCGGTACCGCACCGGCGGTCGATCTCGAGCAGCTTGCCCGTGCACTCGGTGCGGCGTCGGTGCGTACCGTTGATCCGCACGATCTCGCCGGAACGCTCGAGGTTCTGAAAGAGGAAACATCGGCCGACCACCTCAGCGTGGTCATCGCCAAGGCGCCATGCGTCCTCATCACCAAAGATCGCAAGGAGCCGTACGCGGTCGACGAGGAAGCGTGCACCAAGTGCGGGGTCTGCGTGCGTTTGGGGTGCCCGGCCATCTCGCGAGACGAGAACAACCGAGCGGTGATCGATACGTCGCTGTGCGTGGGTTGCGCGCAGTGCGTTCAGGTCTGCAGGTTCGACGCTATCGTGCAGGTCGGCCCGTCGTGCGACCTCGGAGGTGCATCGTGA
- a CDS encoding NlpC/P60 family protein — MRIATARASRSAAVLLALSLLASLVPAAAFAAPSTPEIEAKQAEASVAQAELERMNAELEVQIEEYNAITESLDFTREDIRVTAEQLECAKQDLTEASTTLSERATSIYKRGGTSMLEVFLGARTFDDFMALLDLAVRINRSDAEMVVGVKEAKARVESTALALEQRQAEQMALQSEASARAASIEANVVAQERFVSGLNGEVRSLIAAEEERQRLLAAERARQAALAAANRSKSSAGDRAASDPSALGSGHPEVVTVALGYLGVPYVWGGSSPSGFDCSGLTQYCYRQIGISLPRTSQSQYQTGQHIARDRLDLLKPGDLVFFGTGGDGDRVHHVGMYVGDGNYVHAPYTGTLVRVDSLTARISSRGDYVGASRL, encoded by the coding sequence ATGCGGATCGCCACCGCAAGGGCATCGCGCAGCGCGGCGGTTCTTCTCGCGCTCTCACTCCTCGCATCGCTCGTTCCGGCGGCTGCATTCGCCGCGCCCAGCACACCGGAGATCGAAGCCAAGCAGGCTGAGGCATCGGTCGCGCAGGCCGAACTCGAGCGGATGAACGCCGAACTCGAGGTCCAGATCGAGGAGTACAACGCCATCACCGAGTCGCTCGATTTCACCCGTGAAGATATCCGGGTCACCGCCGAACAACTCGAGTGTGCCAAGCAGGATCTCACGGAGGCTAGTACGACGCTGTCCGAGCGTGCGACGAGCATCTACAAGCGGGGCGGAACAAGCATGCTCGAGGTGTTCTTAGGTGCGCGCACCTTCGATGACTTCATGGCCCTGCTCGACCTCGCAGTGCGGATCAACCGCTCGGACGCCGAGATGGTCGTCGGGGTCAAGGAGGCCAAGGCGCGCGTGGAGTCCACCGCGCTCGCGCTCGAGCAGCGACAGGCCGAGCAGATGGCCCTCCAATCCGAAGCGAGCGCGCGCGCGGCGAGTATCGAGGCCAACGTGGTTGCACAGGAGCGTTTCGTCAGCGGACTCAACGGCGAGGTCAGGTCGCTCATCGCAGCAGAAGAGGAGCGACAGCGTCTGTTGGCCGCCGAGCGTGCGAGGCAGGCGGCGCTTGCAGCTGCCAATCGGTCGAAGTCATCGGCGGGCGATCGCGCGGCAAGCGATCCGTCAGCGCTCGGGTCGGGACACCCCGAGGTCGTGACCGTGGCGCTCGGGTACCTCGGCGTGCCGTACGTCTGGGGCGGGTCATCGCCGAGCGGTTTCGACTGCTCGGGGCTCACGCAGTACTGCTACCGGCAGATCGGCATATCGCTTCCGCGCACCAGCCAGTCGCAGTACCAGACCGGCCAGCACATCGCCCGTGACCGGCTCGATCTGCTGAAGCCCGGCGATCTCGTGTTCTTCGGCACCGGCGGCGACGGCGATCGTGTCCACCATGTGGGCATGTACGTCGGCGACGGCAACTACGTGCATGCGCCGTACACGGGGACGCTCGTCCGCGTGGATTCGCTGACGGCGCGGATCTCGAGCCGCGGCGACTACGTCGGAGCCTCGCGCTTGTAG
- a CDS encoding septal ring lytic transglycosylase RlpA family protein codes for MRRIRLISRASAIALVAVLAAPAYGQTAPPDPSVPATPSPLPSALSIPFADLSADVTGIRDELDAATARAFELEQQMTSLDEDRRALEERLAVTAQRLIEQGLAVDEADAYLVEAKMRFRERIVGVYKRGSYDVLELLLSSDTLTELASRMALLTRIVEEDSRVVADLNVAAADARYQQTVMADLQAQDRALEQALEERIASLNTLLAEQEVLVVQLTVEAREALLQARKLNASTRQQWRDASIPIGTEIPRATATVDAHPGLEYVISGYMPRHYRSTGESFPAVCSWYGPGFNGRGTASGQIFNEDDFTCASRTLPFGTVLALTRGDRRIIVYVNDRGPYIDGRDLDLSKAAATALGFGGVATVQVEIVVPAE; via the coding sequence ATGCGTCGGATCCGCCTCATCAGCCGTGCCTCGGCGATCGCGCTCGTCGCAGTCCTCGCCGCACCCGCCTACGGGCAGACTGCACCGCCGGACCCGTCGGTCCCGGCCACGCCTTCCCCGCTGCCGTCGGCGCTCTCCATCCCGTTCGCCGACCTCTCCGCCGATGTCACCGGCATCCGCGACGAGCTCGATGCAGCCACCGCACGCGCGTTCGAGCTCGAACAGCAGATGACCAGCCTCGATGAAGACCGGCGCGCCCTCGAGGAACGGCTTGCGGTGACAGCTCAGCGGCTCATCGAACAAGGCCTCGCGGTAGACGAGGCGGACGCTTACCTGGTCGAGGCCAAGATGCGGTTCCGCGAGCGAATCGTCGGCGTCTACAAGCGCGGTTCCTACGACGTGCTCGAGCTGCTGCTCTCCTCGGACACCCTGACCGAGCTCGCCTCGCGAATGGCGCTGCTCACGCGCATCGTTGAAGAGGACAGCCGCGTGGTCGCCGACCTGAATGTCGCCGCCGCCGATGCCCGCTACCAGCAGACCGTCATGGCCGACCTTCAGGCGCAGGACCGCGCGCTCGAGCAGGCGCTCGAGGAGCGCATCGCCTCACTGAACACCCTGCTCGCCGAGCAGGAGGTGCTTGTCGTGCAGCTGACGGTTGAGGCTCGCGAAGCGCTGCTCCAGGCCCGGAAGCTCAACGCGTCCACGCGCCAACAGTGGCGCGACGCATCGATCCCGATCGGGACGGAGATCCCCCGGGCGACCGCCACCGTAGACGCCCACCCCGGCCTCGAGTACGTGATATCCGGCTACATGCCCCGCCACTACCGCTCCACCGGCGAGTCCTTCCCGGCGGTCTGCAGCTGGTACGGCCCGGGATTCAACGGGCGCGGCACCGCCTCGGGGCAGATCTTCAACGAGGACGACTTCACATGCGCATCGCGCACCCTCCCCTTCGGCACCGTGCTCGCGCTCACGCGCGGCGACCGACGGATCATCGTGTACGTGAACGACCGGGGTCCGTACATCGATGGCCGCGACCTGGACCTCTCAAAGGCGGCCGCAACCGCGCTCGGCTTTGGCGGCGTTGCGACCGTGCAGGTCGAGATCGTCGTTCCCGCCGAGTAA
- a CDS encoding adenine phosphoribosyltransferase: MDLEQYIRDIPDFPSEGIVFKDITPLLASADGFRGAIDTIADAYADAGITKVMGAEARGFIFGGALAYKLGAGFVPARKPGKLPWNTTSYSYALEYGTDSLEVHTDAFAEGDVVLIVDDVLATGGTAAAKAVLAEKMGATVAGFAFLIELDFLGGRTKLGEPQIVSLIHVT, encoded by the coding sequence GTGGACCTCGAGCAGTACATCAGGGACATTCCGGACTTTCCTTCGGAAGGCATCGTCTTCAAGGACATCACGCCGCTTCTGGCGAGCGCGGACGGCTTCCGTGGCGCCATCGACACTATCGCGGACGCGTACGCAGACGCCGGGATCACCAAGGTGATGGGCGCCGAGGCCCGCGGCTTCATCTTCGGCGGCGCGCTCGCGTACAAGTTGGGCGCCGGCTTCGTGCCCGCGCGCAAGCCCGGCAAGCTGCCGTGGAACACCACGTCGTACAGCTATGCGCTCGAGTACGGCACGGACTCGCTCGAGGTGCACACAGACGCGTTCGCCGAAGGCGACGTGGTGCTCATCGTAGACGACGTGCTGGCGACCGGCGGCACTGCCGCGGCTAAGGCCGTGCTTGCCGAGAAGATGGGCGCGACGGTAGCGGGATTCGCGTTCCTCATCGAGCTCGACTTCCTCGGTGGACGCACGAAGCTCGGCGAGCCACAGATCGTGTCGCTGATCCACGTTACCTGA